The nucleotide sequence CTTTTCCGTTTCTTTCATTTGCAAGAATAAACAGTATAATACCCCGTCGAAGATGCTAAATCATCAGCAGCAAAAGATCATGAAAAAGGAACATAAGCTTTGCTTTCACTTTGATTACTAAGGACGATGCCATATTAAATCGGAGAATGAGTCGATCTAGAAGATCTAGTCGATCTTAGAATTTGTTTCTGTTCACTGGTCTACCGTAGCGATCAGCAAAACGAGCTTAAATTCTGAACACGGTCTGGTTTATGAAGATACCGTAGCGATCAGCAAATCGGAGAAATTCTCGAAGCTTTCTCTATCTCCGTAAATCAGATCTGAAATCTTTATTTTTCTTGGATTCGTACACCATGTTACTCGTAGAATTAAAGCCATAAAACTCACAGATTTGTACATCGCAATTCTTTGGATTCTTCCGATTTCATCGGATATTGGATTTGAGATCGGATTAGGTCTTCTACCATTTCTCTTAGTTTCTCAAGCTCTGTGAGAGTTCTTTGTTATCCTGACCTAACACTACTGAATTGCAAGATTTCTACATGTACAAAACATAAGCCTAACGTATAGGCAAATCACTCATTTCAAAGCAAGCTCACACAGTGTTGTGTCTTTATCTTTTTGTTGACCGAATGATGGACAGAGATGAAGGACTACAAAGATTCTCTCGTGAGTTTTGTTTGTAACCAATAGCTTGTCTTAGGTCAGTCTTTGGGCCTGTCAATCTATTTTTAGGGATTCGTTTTCGTATTTGTTATTCCGTTGTTTTGTTTCAAGTTAAATGTCTATGTTGACGTTTAGCTTGGGGGCAGTTAGAATAATAGTATAGAGTTCATTACATTAGTTAGTGTGAGTTGATAAGGCGGTTAATAGTAGTGTTTAACTACTGTAAGTAAGTGTgagttttattgaattattaagaGAATACAAATACATTCTCTATAGATCAGGTTAGATTAGGAGTAGCTTAGATTGCTTTTACTAGCAATATAATAGATTTTGTATGGGCAAATACCTTTAAAAACCAACAAACTTTTATCTTGTCTGGTAAAAGTCCCTCTACTCAATTTTCACATATTAAAGTCCTTGTACTTGCTAAATACGGACAAACTTGTCAAATAACTTATAATATTTGTGTTTATTGCATATGTattatttcttttccttttttttggTTACAGTTGTTTTTTTTCTGCTTTTAGGTCTTCTGAAATAGAAACTTATTCATGTAAACCTAAATATAAACTTATTCATGAAACTCAAATCAGCTGTAAACCCAATTCAGTTGCAGCCAGAATTTAAGTTTAAATACACAGATGCACAATAGAAATTATACTATTACATATATATTCAAacacaaacaacaacaacaacaaccatacccagtaaatcccacaaatagcaaagctacttatagggtctggggagggtgggatgtaggcagaccttgcctctatccatagggatagagaggctgcttccagagagaccctcggctcgaaaacgaacacaaaataacaaaaaaaaaacaaaaacaaaaaacacaataaacaaaaaaaaaaaaacacaaaaaaaatccTTAAATAATTTAGCAGAGAAGAACAATAAACAGAAAAACACAAATATTGGAATCCCGGAtgtaaaacatacataaaaaatgACCGACTTACCATGTATCGAATATCATCGAATCAATTTGGAAGTACAGTTTGCGATTACATACCTGAAATCGATTTGTCAGATTGCTTTCCACACTCAAATTGTCATGCTTCTTTTCTTCGGGTGTTTCCTTTGAGGATGTTCTGCTGATTTGTTTGCTAGGGCTTCTGGAAAACATATCCACCTCAGattgtttttttcttttgtgtTAAAAATTCAGTCACATAGGAAAAAAAGCCAAGTAAGCAGAATAATTGGCTACACAGGTTCCAGGTTTAAAATAAAGCTCAGAAGTTTGATGAATTTTAAAAAGTATATGGACTTTAATATGTGAAAATTTGGTTAGAAGAGTAGGGGACTCTTATGAACTTatgattaaaaaaaatgaaagtaGGTTGGTTTTTTATGGTATTTGCCTATTTTGTATTTGGAAAGTACACTTGATTTCACAACTGGAAGCTTAAGTGTGTTTGATAACAGATACCTCTTTATCTGTATTTGATAATGCTTGTTAAGATTTTATTGCAGTTGATGGTAATTGTGCTGATTTTACTTCATTAATTCCTTTTCCTTTCTGTATTTATAACATAAACATTGACTGCAGGCTGAGCAGAAGAAGCAAAGTGCTGCCGATGTTATGTTTCAGTATTCGAATTTTGTAATGGCATGTGTTGGATTTCAAGCTCGGCCTTGTGACATGAGATTGCATTTGATGAAGGTACTGTAGATTAATGTTGTTCTTGCTCACCTCTAGCCAAAACGTATTTTTCAAGGTTGTAAACTACCACCAGCGGTTACAAAATTGTCTACAGCATTTCCAAACAGTGCTTTAAAAACACACTTTTGCTGGTCTCTATATCTTTTTGGCGATTTAAAACATCACATAACGTGTGTGTTTTTGAGCAAAACTATGCCGTCTGTAGTGCAAATGTTGATAGGTTTTTTGGGTGATTTGAAATATTGTACAGGAGATATCGGGGATGCCATCTTCACTAAAAAGGGAGACATCCCAAGTGGCTGCATCTCCAGATGCAATGGGGGAGACATCAAGCTCTGGTACTGCAAGACTTGACAAAGCCGACAGTTTTCGCGCGTTGTAACTTTTTATCGGCTGCTGGGTTGGGTTTTAATCAAGACTGTTTATAGAGATTATGTATATGATTGTTGGTTTTTTTAACCAGGAGTTTGTTAATGGATAAAACGTTTTAAATCATTTTATAATAGATTTATGTTAATACTTTAGTAATATTGTTTTCTGATCATAATTTACACATTAGTTTAAAAAGAATGAAATTGAACTGGATATGTTTCTGTTGTCAAAAGGCGCTTAGACTCCTCGACTCAGCTAAACCGCATTGAGTGCACCTAGACGCACAGGCGCAGTGAACCAGTTTGAAAGCTGCCTAAAAAACCGCTCTAAATC is from Helianthus annuus cultivar XRQ/B chromosome 9, HanXRQr2.0-SUNRISE, whole genome shotgun sequence and encodes:
- the LOC110878480 gene encoding uncharacterized protein LOC110878480 encodes the protein MNDDYEAEQKKQSAADVMFQYSNFVMACVGFQARPCDMRLHLMKEISGMPSSLKRETSQVAASPDAMGETSSSGTARLDKADSFRAL